The Episyrphus balteatus chromosome 3, idEpiBalt1.1, whole genome shotgun sequence genome segment TAAATTATTAAttctaatataaaaatattcaattgaTTCCATTTTTCTTACCTGAGTTTCTGTGACATTTAATAATTTCGCCATATCAGTCCTTTCACTCGAACTAAGgtactttttaatttcaaattgtttCTCTAATTCGAATATTTGTCTTCCAGTAAATGTAGTACGAGCCTTCTTTTTCCGTCGATTATCTGTCGATCCTGAATCCGAGTCATCTTCAGTCGTctcaatttgtttttcttttattacttCAGCAGCAGGAATAGAATCGGTAGAGAGTTTCTTCTTTTTCACATGCGGTTTAGAAGGCAGgtctgaaattaaattaatgttatcaaaatattttgaaattgaatttatccTATTTTTGCAAAAGATTATAGTTAAGAAATTCTAAGACAAGAAAATTGCAAGATTTTCCCACGAATATTCATCCTCTTAAGGCTTACTTAGAGATTGTTCAGAAAATATATCTACAAGATCTGGGGCGTCAATCCGATACTCAGTCAGTATCTAACCTTGCAAAAATATTCCATTTGTTTTACAAACTTGCATACCAACTATTTGCAAtgcaataataacaataataaagtCGATGAATGCGCAATATCATTCAATACTCTTGAAACAAATTCCTAAATGGCTTAACTgcccataaaacaaaaatatattactattatttaaatagaaataaaaacaaaagcctATTAAATCCCGATAAGTATTTTATTCATTGGCAATCAGCATCATTAACATACTGCGGTCGATTGCAATTATTAACCGAACGAATGCATTAAAAGCGACGAGTATGGCTTTGCAAGTCCGGAAAACGCCAATCGTTTAATTGACTCCAGCGCGTGCAAcgatatacatttttatatatgaacGAGTACAAAACAACGATGATGATTCTAAAAATAACACTTAATAATATTATACGTATAGAAGAGCATCAGCACTTAACTTAACTATTTATAAAAAGGAACGAGTATTTAGCTGGGGTTGGTTTCGGTTCGAGCTATGATCATCTTTGCGAAGCTAAATTGTGGTCTGTGTATGATGTTGACGATGATGATGGaggtataaattttaaaaataaacctcTCATTTAGTGAGtttaagaagaagaaggagaaggaaaaaaaataatacaaaacaaaacaaataacttaataaataaaaagcatTTCATATGCGAAGCGCATTCGTTCCAATTTAAATTGTTGCAACGCCACGCTGCCGTTGTTGTTCGTTATAGCTCGCTCGTCGGCCACAaccaataaaaataacattgaaCAAGTTCACAAATTAAATATACTAACCAAACCAACATCAacaatcatcatcattattGGAAACACCGAGACGAATCATACACAAACCAGGGGTGTAACTATTCAGTAAGCGGCATGCCTGAATGCATGCATAGCCCAGAAATTTCTTTGTACAGTAGCAACGGATGACCAAAtacttttatgtttttattaacaaacaaaaaatgaaaaaaagttacgcatacgccatagtgaccgtgtaaatttcaaaaatttatttgttaccACTGCGATTTTTAGAGTCTCCCTAACTTctttaaatgataaaataatgACTGTGTCCATGACAATATGTCGAAACAATAAGACAACGATtaaactgaaaaacaaaaagtagTAGTCTCAAGACAATGTTGATTCAGATTCATCATCAGTTCAGGGTTGAATTATGGTGAAAATTAACATTACATTTTTGAGAATTTAAACACGATATTTTCCAGGCTATTCGGTTCCTCATCAAATTTCAATCAGTGATCCAGCCGTATTTTAACGAAACCCGAAAGGACATAATTGTAAATTACCTAAACTGACTTACGAGCCAGtttatttattctttcaaaccattttgaaatatcgacatggttggctttaaaaaattcaaattttttttgtaggcatggtagaaatatgattgaagcgtcatataaaaagtgaaatcaTAAGATTTCAGAtgatgttttattaatttaaattgtcatattaaaaatggatttaatggtgtatgaagataaaaaagattgactttttcacttttttcatgaaaaattattgtttttaataaattatttttataccttttggatattaaaaaaatttgaatatggctttattctttagaaaaaatattaaaatttttaacggtgtaatttttttgtgagcttttgatataaaaaattcatatacatatgtaataagaaagaaaataatcatttttatcaaaaaaaaaaaaaacaaaaccgacctCCATGGACCAAAActagattaaattttttttctcatagttcCTATGGTTTAAAAAATCAACGAAATGGGACCatactgcaggcaccagctttccaatacaaaaagaatcaaaattggttcactccgtccaggtaacaaacataaaaaaatacagacgagttgaattcaaaaagttattccttTTTTCTCTGATACAGATATATGTTAATATGTAAGGTCCTTATTTTTAGCTTAAGTAATTTACTGTAAGATTTATTATCTTACAcattttttacaataaagttgacaaataaataattttcagatcatttttttttacaatacacaacctgttttcttatgacgttatcacatAAAATTATCGTCGGTAAAccgaaaacaacttttttttttaaatttttaaactcgaattactaaaatatttttgtaaaaaacttgCGTGcaagaaatatggtgttttatttcaaaagttggacCAGCTGAAGCcttcagatttttttaaatcaaaattgttatagACGTTTTGTACTAAATTTATCTTTCCATTTTGGTCACATGGTAGGTTCATTAGTTTTAGTgcctataataaaatttaaatttcaatttgccCTTTAGGGAATTTTTCAAAGCACATAAACATAACTATCAAGTTTGAACGAAATCACTTCAGTGATTTGAGTTTTAGATAAGGCAGGCAGAATTGtgtcgtttgaaaaaaagaatttaaacaaaattactaACTAGAAATTCCCCAAAATCCTTAAGATATCAAAatcgaaattcaaaaatagaacaaaaacaccttcaaaaaaaacttttcaatttttaaatttcctatttgttaaaaacaaaaatcacagATAAAAAGTGTGTGCtgcattgaaaaatgaaaaacattttattgatcAAACAACTTCAAATCTATGAAAATTTCTTTgtatttttcagaatgattttgcgttgaaaacTATAGTATTCAAAAACCAAAGTAAAGCGACGCACAATGGGCCCAAAGGACCATTTgcgtctcaaaaatggtttttatgaaattttaatttttggtaatttctttacggaaatgaatcaagggaaagtcaatctatatgttttcattaaaaattgatttttaaaatgagttcctctattacaaaattgtatctgaagtctccacttgaaaatactttgtttgagtaacaaaataaaccaaatcttcacgatacgttttcaaaactatatttaaataaactatataagtgttgtatgtcgttggaaaccttattttaactgctatttatattgctgaaaataaaaattttttaaaatatatttttaattaatattacttttttcacacaataagcttttatttgcagttttttaatttcgaattgagttttaaatgtttccgctgtctactttttttcacaaatttgttctttggtttatgtactaaaagatacaaaaagaattggctgcttttatctgcttttttttttgatagagaacgatatatctgtcgaaagagatagtacaaaaaaacgtattttggtgcatcctgacctgtttcaatacatatcttgagttctattgatcgcactgtcaagattgatgtcttcaggccttggggaaatgacagagcatcagtccttatattcagaatgtgattttgtgatattttagcctactcacattaattggaaaactcgcgatatttaacctctcggaaaccatataaagccgcgatttaaagctgccagacttttgagtTCGTTAcaagaacgcataaggctataaaactgcattctCACATCTTGGTTTTACGCTATACCtcaactcccaaaatttgctgtggctcttagacttagtatatgcacccgaaattgaagatatttgtattttgaacaATTCAGTCAttgtactattagaaaaagtctaaggtagcagaaaaatgttagaatttaatattgaaattgttgaaaaaaatttcatctatggaaaaagtaagatagagattttatttactgactttgattttactcgaagattttcaaaagagccgtttaaagtatataattaagaaggattttcgtgaaccattttttttttgtgatttctttttttttgctcttttctcaaaagcgtagtttttctactatttcactttgccttacaaacgactttatttaaaatgagtataatcaatatttttcttataatttttcaataaaatagctttaatttcaaataacgtaacacaaacaaactatatgtattttttctttattttatactcatacaccagttttatcttattttgcaaaatttgagaaaataatcttttaagatacaaaagttacagatttttgagacgttctagcctagtcaaaatcgtagtttttttagctttgaataaacgtttaaaacttaaataaaaaatattagctaaaaaaacagtgtgtcaaattaattattaaacatttcaggtaatatattcctaatttggtttaattattttcagacgcgaagaaatgacagatttttggaacgccatagtcgagccaaaattgtactttttgaactttgcctagcttttcaaagctcaaaaataatttgcatttaaaaaaagctacgctcaatgatttctgatacattaaagattatatgttccaaatttggtttaattatttcaggagacaaaaaagttacagatgtttttaaatacccaaatcaagcgaaaatcgtactttttgaactttgactaatttttaaaagcttaaaaataattttaatttcaaaaaaaagtaagttgaatgattcgttatatatcaaaggcattatgttccaaatttgaagcaattatcacaaaagacaacaaagttacagatttttgagacgcctaaggccatatgggcccactgtgcgacgtaagattaaaaaaaaagtccttaaaTTAAAGTTGTTTATAGGTAATAACTAAtaaggttttttctttttcaatttttgatccGTGGAACTAAAATCCTTCTATAGAACTTTtcccattttatatttttaagacaaTGAAATGACATTGCTTCAtgttgtttaaaaatgaaaaaaacattgtattgaAAACGTTAAGTTATTATAAGATAATATTAATCATtacttaaaaaacgaaatttaaaaaaaattataataccgtttttaaaaattgacttttaagtaagaaaaactgaaatttttgaaaaaaaaaatcacttactCGGCTATTGAAATATTTTGGAATCTTAAAGTAAtgtctcaaaaatttaatatgttgaaaaaattttgatttgattaaaacctccaaaacaaagtagttttatttaaaacatttaaaacaacaatttcgaCGAAGACGAATATTTCCAGAGGCCTTAAACCCTACTACGCTCCTGTCTTTAGTTCATATTTACTCGTTTTAGCTCTGAAACTGAATGATAAAGAGTATACTTCACAATTTTCTGATGCATATGAGTCACAAAAtggcatcaacaacaacaacagccaaAGTATGTATAACCAAGTAGTACGGCGACCGCCGGGTTAAACGATGATGCATTGCCACTTAAATTGACAGTTTGGATTCTATTTTGATGTTTTCTTTTGACGTTTATTGGTGTAAACATGAATGTGTATAGTATAAAAGTTGCTTAAGCTATATAGCATTGGAATTGTTGGGGAACTTGCAAGTCGATTTGTGTAAATTGAGTCATTGTTCGCAATATgaaagttgtgttttttttttctttttcttcatcgTTTTGTTGAAATATTCATTCGTGGAAAATTGCTTTGACGATGTCATTAAGAACAGCAATAATGTAGATTGGCAAGATTGAGTTCATCAGCAATACAAATAGGAGCACTCATGATAATTCCAATAATAATACTCGTACAACTTGGTTCATATATAAATGACAAATCGAAATGATATGCTAATTGATGGTTTGAAATatgacaaatgttttttttttatttttttgtgaggaATTCTATTCTGGGGCTTggtgtgtgtttgtttgtgtgAGGAAATCTGtggattattttattaaaatgtaaacCAGATGACGGCGGAAGTAGAAAAGTGGAACCAGAATGTATAAGTTTTAAGTGGAGCATTTTTAATCTTGCAAATAAAGATGCCTATAGAATTACTTTGTTTagacggagaaaaaaaaaacaccttaaaacAAGCGGActccacattaaattaagcggtTTTCTGTATGGTTTTTTGACCATAGACCAAGATGACTtctgtcttaaattaagcggacaaatcttttatttttttttaatgccgaatttaaaagaaatccgcttaatttaagccgaaaatcatttaatttttatatggaaacattttaattaaaaaaaaaaaactggcagccactggggatcgaatCTACAACAGTGGGGTCACTAGACGAGTGCCTTACACACAGCtcatctcactgttggaaataaagtggattccacttattttaagcggactTCGTATTGTTTTAAGGTGCTAGGATTTAAGctgcgcatcatcttattttgaagtgccctttttttctttttgtacgAAGTAGGCTTTTGAACTATTAAGTTAGATTACTGTTAAAGCTGTTTTTGGCGGAAAAATCCgcttgaaataagaaaaatttagaaaatgaatAAGTACTcaccttttttgtgaattttggcAACAGACTTCGCCGTAACGCTGCTACTATCGTTCGAATCACTTTGTTTCGGAACGCACAGGTTAAGCGGTTGATCATTAGCAATGCTTCCACTATCGTCCTCACTTGTCTCACTGAGGGAAGTGCTTCGCGTATGACTGTTGCACCTTTCTTCAAAGCGACTTATCTGCTGAGAATATTGTTGCTGAAAAGTTTTCAATATAGTCCGTGGGGATTTCATTCGACTTGCATCCACTTCCGATGGAGTATCTGATTTTATTCCAAAGGCTTCAGAAATGAACGGTGTTCTAGGATCCAAGTCGTTAGACAGCTTTGTCGCCTTTCGCCAACCCATGATATCAGCTATGGCGTATGGTGTTGGCCGGTTTGGTGGTTTCGCATAGACATGTGGATGCCATGTGGAACTTATCGACGACATAGCACTCAAATCACTTGGTTCTGGTGATGGTTTTAATATCGTAGTACTCGACGGTCTTGAGGGTTGAAAACTTACAGCTTTAGGCTTTGGCGGTAATATATCATCGACGCTAAGTTGACCATTGCGTTTAAGATTTCTATACTTTTCTCTTTTTCTATCAACTGCTGTTGGTATCTGTGGAAAATTGTTCGTTGCAGATCCAACATAAGCATCAGGCTCTGAAGAAGCTATTGATCTGGCACTATTTCGCATTTGAAAAGTTAGCGGAGCTGTTTGTGGTCGTTCAGCATTTAATAAACTTGTTAGTGTGTCTTTACTTGGCACTGGTAATGCCAATGATTGAGCACCAAAATTGGACAGAGCATTATTGATATATTTTGCGGGTGGTATTGTTAGAGGACTTTTATAAACAAATGGATGAACCATTGATTCGGAATCTGGATTGTCACCGTCTGTGCTGCCTCCACTAGCGCCAATACCACCACCACCGCTTGTCCTTCCGTTTGTAAGCCTTTCGGTggagaatattttgttttctttgtataaagCTTCAGAATCGAAAATTGGTGCATGTGCTCCACTCACCACATCGGCAACACTGTCTTTATCCACTTCGGGCATCATCTAAATTATTGACATTGActgaaaagataataaaaaaaaaaataggttagtTCTGAAGTATCATAAAGAATTAaggatgtaaaaaaattttaaattattcagtTTTTaagtttcttgaataaaaacaatCCCTGAATACGAACTCAAATGAAGGGCTTAATACTTAATTttagctaagaaaaaaaaaaaaaaaacaacaaattagtGCTTTGAGTGTATGGATAAATAATCTGGGGAAATGTTATTATTTAACAATTATTTGGTTTTGGTTTCATAAGTTTTAATTTGGAGTCCAGTTTCATCTTTcaaattcaatatcaaaacatCATTTACGAAATTTGGTACGATAGGAATTTCCACTAAGAAGGGCATCGAATTTCTTATAGAATGTTTTTCTTAaaggatatttttcaaaaagaaaaagaattccATATTGTACTGAACAAATCTGAGTTGGAAACAAACTGGATTTAGAGGAAGTTCAAAGTAGAATTAGGTGACTCTCACTTCCATAGTAAccgatttcgaaaattttatttaaaccaaTAGTTTGgcttaagttttttgtttatattttgtttatttaatactttttttttatcttaaaagatacattttactgaatgtatttcaaacaaaagcctTTAATTCGCCATTAAAAATGTGAGAGAGAGACACAAAACACAATCTACAAAATCCTAAAAAATCATAACATTCAACGTTTTATAATAATAGGCAAAAACGATATTTCGATTCTggtatatgtatattatatctatttttttacaaaaataaaaaaacgctaTGAcacccaatttattcacactccgtTAATTTTTAAGTAGCCATTAAAAATGAGAAATCTGTGGAATtccatataaattttaaaatttcccctttttaaatggcgacttaaaatttaatggagtgtgcaTAAATTGGGACTTAGTGGTTTTGACCTCGAAAACATTTTTACCATATTTCTTgttaaacaaagatttttt includes the following:
- the LOC129917253 gene encoding H2.0-like homeobox protein, with product MMPEVDKDSVADVVSGAHAPIFDSEALYKENKIFSTERLTNGRTSGGGGIGASGGSTDGDNPDSESMVHPFVYKSPLTIPPAKYINNALSNFGAQSLALPVPSKDTLTSLLNAERPQTAPLTFQMRNSARSIASSEPDAYVGSATNNFPQIPTAVDRKREKYRNLKRNGQLSVDDILPPKPKAVSFQPSRPSSTTILKPSPEPSDLSAMSSISSTWHPHVYAKPPNRPTPYAIADIMGWRKATKLSNDLDPRTPFISEAFGIKSDTPSEVDASRMKSPRTILKTFQQQYSQQISRFEERCNSHTRSTSLSETSEDDSGSIANDQPLNLCVPKQSDSNDSSSVTAKSVAKIHKKDLPSKPHVKKKKLSTDSIPAAEVIKEKQIETTEDDSDSGSTDNRRKKKARTTFTGRQIFELEKQFEIKKYLSSSERTDMAKLLNVTETQVKIWFQNRRTKWKKQDNVTNTEAAEHKTVTSKNPENPKGGGNTPQNDSSTQPSSKKSSQTISSTASTNAAVVGSTEKSRPISVELSAKISAKHSTKMKNKLSLLNNTSSNGEKSRPPSENSSSNGNKRKSIDINPPPSSILDFESKLSVSKISTLKTASHDEDTHMADDQLSEI